In one Spirosoma rigui genomic region, the following are encoded:
- a CDS encoding VOC family protein — protein MLNLNAIHHVAIICSDYAVSKRFYTEILGLTILGEVYRAERQSYKLDLALNDQYVIELFSFPDPPKRPSRPEALGLRHLAFAVGDLDAAVAHLTAHGVMPEPIRVDEHTGRRFTFFADPDELPLEFYEGE, from the coding sequence ATGCTCAATCTGAACGCCATTCACCACGTAGCCATCATTTGCTCGGACTACGCTGTATCAAAACGATTTTATACCGAGATACTAGGCCTCACGATACTAGGCGAAGTCTACCGGGCCGAGCGCCAGTCCTACAAACTAGACCTGGCGCTGAACGATCAGTACGTGATCGAACTGTTCTCTTTTCCAGATCCGCCCAAGCGGCCATCCCGCCCCGAAGCACTGGGCCTGCGTCACCTGGCCTTTGCCGTGGGCGATCTGGATGCTGCCGTGGCGCACCTGACCGCCCATGGTGTCATGCCCGAACCCATCCGGGTCGATGAACATACCGGTCGCCGGTTCACGTTCTTCGCCGACCCCGACGAGCTACCGCTGGAATTTTACGAGGGAGAGTAG
- a CDS encoding SixA phosphatase family protein, with product MSITLYIVRHAKAEDRAMFMADHDRQLTPDGVMAAARMGRYLRSKGIDPGHIISSTAPRAADTARVLAEQLGQDPARIELDRSLFDGGPKAYLAAVNRQPDGLTSLMLVGHNPDVSYFAEFLTHQSIGSMSKGAVVAVSFDDVNWPEVSGRTGSVAFEMTPRQLPDVAG from the coding sequence ATGTCAATTACCCTCTATATTGTCCGTCATGCCAAAGCAGAGGACCGGGCTATGTTCATGGCTGATCACGACCGGCAACTCACGCCCGATGGAGTTATGGCGGCTGCCCGGATGGGTCGTTACCTGCGCAGTAAAGGCATTGATCCCGGCCATATTATCAGCAGCACCGCCCCCCGCGCGGCCGATACGGCCCGGGTGCTGGCTGAACAGCTTGGTCAGGACCCCGCCCGTATCGAACTGGATCGCTCCCTGTTCGATGGCGGTCCGAAAGCCTACCTGGCAGCCGTGAACAGGCAGCCCGACGGCTTGACGTCTCTGATGCTGGTAGGCCATAATCCCGACGTATCGTACTTTGCCGAATTCCTGACCCATCAGTCCATTGGCTCCATGAGCAAAGGGGCGGTCGTTGCCGTTTCATTTGACGATGTCAACTGGCCGGAGGTGTCGGGCCGGACGGGGAGTGTTGCCTTTGAGATGACGCCCCGGCAGTTACCGGACGTAGCTGGCTGA